A genomic window from Candidatus Methylacidiphilum fumarolicum includes:
- a CDS encoding energy transducer TonB, whose amino-acid sequence MIAQRGNEIMEIRKKGIIGFIFSVLLHALVLFGFGSFFYQKAQYAMGGAVGYSQVELVEGASGKPEEKTEHPQEPVQDKVEEVQKREDFSLLEKKKEETKAASPLAKAAPNYGKGTVGKGKNARNLVRGNISGGGGSSCSASPDYLHNPIPPYPEECRCRGQEGVVVLKVCVSPEGRPVSVQLTKSSGFLPMDKSALETVQRWKFNPAKMGGIPVTSYVIVPIRFKLVND is encoded by the coding sequence ATGATCGCACAGAGGGGCAATGAAATTATGGAAATTAGGAAAAAGGGGATTATTGGATTTATTTTCTCGGTTCTGTTGCATGCATTGGTTTTGTTTGGATTTGGATCATTCTTCTATCAGAAAGCACAGTATGCTATGGGCGGGGCTGTTGGTTATTCACAGGTAGAGCTGGTAGAAGGGGCCTCTGGAAAACCTGAAGAAAAAACGGAACATCCTCAAGAACCAGTGCAGGATAAAGTGGAAGAAGTGCAGAAGAGAGAAGATTTTTCGTTGCTAGAAAAGAAAAAAGAAGAGACAAAGGCTGCTAGCCCACTTGCTAAAGCCGCTCCAAATTATGGGAAAGGTACTGTAGGAAAAGGGAAAAACGCAAGAAATCTGGTTCGTGGGAATATAAGTGGAGGAGGGGGGAGTAGTTGTTCTGCTTCTCCAGATTATCTGCATAATCCTATTCCACCTTATCCTGAAGAATGTCGCTGTCGAGGACAAGAAGGGGTCGTTGTTTTAAAAGTTTGTGTCTCTCCAGAAGGTAGACCAGTGAGTGTCCAATTGACCAAAAGCTCAGGTTTCCTTCCCATGGATAAATCAGCGTTAGAAACCGTTCAAAGGTGGAAGTTTAATCCTGCAAAGATGGGAGGCATACCCGTTACTTCTTATGTGATCGTTCCTATAAGATTCAAGCTTGTAAACGATTGA
- a CDS encoding class I SAM-dependent methyltransferase: MNLEKLLTQWNDLIPTLQALNVAYLGVTTGIFETLHTQGKLSIESLEEKTGIESEYLKRFCMAAYAFDFLDKTEALYSLAPLGQLFVDENTKQKALPAAFQSVFYPLMTSQILKFAKTGGHLHTFPPFEDPGVFPWMWAMMEHKFSSLFLNEVLPKIPFIEEIDRQGGVVVDIGCGNGWLLRNLAKRFTKLKGIGIDVSREGVEQAQALSIGQKERLQFIFADFFACSLPPKVSLFTFSRTLHHLWSEKSRLVEKLAAHLESDSKVLVWEPLWPEKLDYLKQDKLKPIAFQNLHENVEGNRLLGANEIEGFLEACGLSVQKFQLENGLDAIFVGTKG; encoded by the coding sequence ATGAATTTAGAAAAGCTCTTGACGCAATGGAATGATCTTATCCCCACTCTCCAAGCTTTAAACGTTGCCTACCTTGGGGTAACGACTGGTATTTTTGAAACTTTACATACTCAAGGAAAGCTCTCCATAGAAAGCCTAGAAGAAAAAACCGGAATCGAATCTGAATATTTAAAGAGATTTTGTATGGCTGCTTATGCTTTTGATTTTCTCGATAAAACAGAAGCTCTCTATTCTCTTGCTCCGCTGGGTCAGCTCTTTGTCGATGAAAATACCAAGCAGAAGGCGCTTCCGGCTGCTTTTCAATCCGTTTTCTATCCTTTGATGACTTCTCAGATTTTGAAATTTGCCAAAACAGGAGGGCATCTCCATACCTTTCCGCCATTTGAAGATCCAGGGGTTTTCCCATGGATGTGGGCCATGATGGAACATAAGTTTTCTTCTCTCTTCCTGAATGAAGTGCTTCCCAAGATTCCTTTCATTGAAGAGATTGATCGGCAGGGAGGGGTTGTGGTGGATATTGGGTGTGGCAATGGTTGGCTTTTAAGAAACCTTGCCAAAAGATTTACAAAACTCAAAGGGATTGGTATCGATGTAAGCAGAGAGGGAGTGGAGCAAGCACAGGCACTTTCTATAGGGCAAAAAGAAAGGCTACAATTTATTTTTGCAGACTTTTTTGCATGTTCTTTACCTCCAAAAGTTTCTTTGTTTACTTTTAGCCGTACCCTGCACCACTTGTGGTCAGAGAAAAGTAGGCTCGTTGAAAAATTAGCTGCCCATCTAGAATCAGATTCGAAGGTTTTGGTTTGGGAACCTCTTTGGCCAGAAAAACTGGATTACCTTAAGCAAGACAAATTGAAACCCATTGCTTTTCAAAATTTGCATGAAAATGTAGAAGGGAATCGATTGCTTGGAGCCAACGAAATTGAAGGATTTCTTGAAGCATGCGGTTTGTCTGTTCAAAAATTCCAGCTAGAAAATGGCCTTGATGCAATCTTCGTTGGGACTAAGGGTTGA
- a CDS encoding MauE/DoxX family redox-associated membrane protein: MNTPIFQNTIEYFFFDLFLYSAIQKILHFSPFTRSVESYRLLPTYLVVPLSILIILSEIGVAGSFLSIPTQASASFALILLISFSIAILVNLLRGNKKIDCGCFGHSKEVSSWMILVRNIILCGILVLLYLLPSALRFPTFWERVFSFWMGTIFFVIFSGWNQIITNASLPLLKKKMLYD; the protein is encoded by the coding sequence ATGAACACTCCCATATTCCAAAATACCATTGAGTATTTTTTCTTTGACCTTTTTCTGTATTCTGCCATCCAAAAGATCCTCCATTTTTCTCCTTTTACTCGATCCGTGGAAAGCTACAGGCTGCTGCCAACATACCTTGTGGTTCCTTTATCGATCCTCATTATCCTCTCTGAAATTGGAGTGGCTGGCTCTTTTCTTTCTATCCCCACACAAGCTAGTGCATCTTTTGCACTGATCCTTTTAATAAGCTTCTCAATAGCTATTTTGGTTAATCTTCTTAGAGGAAACAAAAAGATCGATTGCGGCTGTTTTGGCCATTCCAAAGAGGTCTCCTCATGGATGATTCTTGTTAGAAATATCATTTTGTGCGGTATCTTGGTCCTTCTCTATCTTCTTCCTTCAGCTCTGCGGTTCCCCACATTCTGGGAGCGAGTATTTTCTTTCTGGATGGGCACTATTTTTTTCGTCATTTTTTCAGGTTGGAACCAAATCATTACCAATGCTTCTCTACCTTTATTGAAAAAAAAGATGCTTTATGACTGA
- a CDS encoding maltokinase N-terminal cap-like domain-containing protein: MDLLFCQTPQQKEAAIKALQDYLPHCRWFSSKSQSIVQLEFEEEIFLDPFKQEFSLLFFRVTYDKGPEAQDLFLLPLQRKSLPEAQHSDREILFSCEDLALCWIEATSNNNIGQLFLELIVHKKESKGRRGSIRGSCSQLFFFNEKDISFKEKGQFLGTEQSNSSYIFDQKFFFKLYRKLEAGENPESEILSYLTEKTPFGNIPSYLGKMELFLNGSKYVIGLLTKYVPNEGNGWKRALSCLERYHKVAQELLSSSALSHFPQETFHHDCFGLDAIYLGERTAELHLALSSAQGIEGFEPEPLQKTDLKLLFEEAIQQIDKKWINASANPWFQRILSQRNFTFQSLTERISQKLKEKITDLEEENPDKIRIHGDFHLGQVLWTGSDYFIIDFEGEPNRSIDKRRMLWPALKDVAGMLRSFHYAAYSFFSPMDDPSKRILAAFWYSKIVKIYLDAYRKKVRSAPILPSTEESFFALLDFFLIEKAVYEVGYELGSRPAWVPIPLLALLDLIE, from the coding sequence ATGGATCTGCTTTTTTGTCAGACTCCCCAACAAAAAGAGGCTGCAATAAAAGCTCTACAGGACTACTTACCGCATTGTCGCTGGTTTTCTTCCAAATCACAGTCAATTGTCCAGTTGGAATTTGAAGAAGAGATTTTTTTAGATCCTTTTAAGCAGGAATTTAGCCTGCTTTTTTTTAGGGTAACCTATGACAAAGGACCTGAAGCTCAAGATCTTTTTCTTTTGCCTCTCCAAAGAAAAAGTCTTCCTGAAGCTCAGCACAGTGACAGGGAAATATTGTTTTCTTGTGAGGACCTTGCTCTTTGCTGGATTGAAGCGACATCCAATAACAATATTGGCCAGTTATTTTTGGAATTGATTGTGCATAAAAAAGAAAGCAAAGGACGTCGTGGCAGTATTCGAGGAAGTTGCTCGCAGCTTTTTTTCTTTAATGAAAAGGATATTTCCTTTAAGGAAAAAGGACAATTTTTAGGGACTGAACAATCTAATAGTTCCTATATTTTCGATCAGAAATTCTTCTTCAAACTCTACAGGAAGCTGGAAGCAGGAGAGAATCCAGAATCTGAAATCCTTTCTTATCTAACGGAAAAGACTCCTTTTGGCAATATTCCCAGCTATTTGGGAAAAATGGAATTGTTCCTCAATGGTAGCAAATATGTCATTGGCTTGTTGACAAAATATGTACCTAACGAAGGCAATGGTTGGAAAAGAGCTTTAAGTTGTTTAGAAAGATACCATAAAGTTGCCCAAGAACTCCTTAGCAGTAGTGCCTTGTCTCATTTTCCTCAAGAAACATTCCATCATGATTGTTTTGGTCTGGATGCCATTTATCTTGGGGAAAGAACCGCCGAGTTACACCTTGCTTTAAGCAGTGCTCAAGGCATTGAGGGATTCGAGCCAGAACCACTACAAAAAACGGATCTAAAACTGCTTTTTGAAGAAGCCATCCAACAGATCGATAAAAAATGGATCAATGCGTCAGCGAATCCCTGGTTTCAGAGGATCCTGTCTCAACGGAATTTTACGTTCCAATCCTTAACGGAGAGAATTTCCCAAAAACTGAAAGAAAAAATAACTGATCTTGAAGAGGAGAACCCAGATAAAATAAGGATCCATGGGGATTTTCATCTCGGACAAGTCTTGTGGACTGGATCAGATTATTTTATCATCGATTTTGAAGGAGAGCCCAACCGGTCAATTGACAAAAGGAGAATGCTCTGGCCTGCATTAAAAGATGTCGCAGGTATGCTCAGATCTTTCCATTATGCTGCTTACTCTTTTTTTAGTCCAATGGATGACCCTTCTAAGAGGATCTTGGCAGCCTTCTGGTATTCGAAAATCGTCAAAATTTATTTAGACGCTTATAGAAAGAAGGTTCGATCTGCCCCAATACTACCCTCAACGGAGGAAAGTTTCTTTGCCTTACTTGATTTCTTTTTAATTGAAAAAGCAGTATATGAGGTAGGCTATGAGTTGGGTAGTCGACCAGCATGGGTGCCAATTCCTTTACTGGCTCTTTTAGATCTTATTGAATGA
- the glk gene encoding glucokinase translates to MILVGDIGGTHVRLALFESVDSKDSLWHVEYFKSKEVADFQQLVGEYLKKTKAVPQAACFGFPGPVINGKVQLTNLPWSIEIEKLREVCGTKHTFLINDLEAAAYGVTVLGAKDSVIIQDGKASSTGCKALIAPGTGLGEAGLRWENGRYVPFPSEGAHVDFAPRNELEIGLFRYLHSLFGHVSYERVLSGPGLLNIYRYLQSTGRGGLEKNSIDEEIEQSEDPSQSITSHGLAKDSSLCVQSLDLFVSLLGAEAGNLALKFLASGGVYIAGGIVPHIIEKLKEPFFKESFCDKGRLSYFLKTIPIIVVVTPFLGIYGALRYLQETALLKSI, encoded by the coding sequence ATGATACTTGTTGGCGATATAGGAGGGACGCACGTACGGCTTGCTCTTTTTGAGTCAGTCGATTCAAAAGATTCCCTTTGGCATGTGGAATATTTTAAGAGTAAAGAGGTAGCCGATTTTCAACAGCTTGTAGGTGAGTATTTAAAAAAGACGAAGGCGGTACCGCAAGCGGCCTGTTTTGGTTTTCCTGGTCCTGTTATCAATGGGAAAGTCCAGTTGACGAATTTGCCCTGGTCGATCGAAATCGAAAAGCTCCGTGAAGTTTGTGGAACAAAGCATACTTTTCTAATAAATGACCTAGAAGCTGCTGCTTATGGAGTAACTGTTTTAGGGGCAAAAGATAGTGTTATTATTCAAGATGGAAAAGCCTCGAGCACAGGTTGTAAAGCACTGATTGCACCCGGAACAGGCCTTGGAGAAGCAGGCTTAAGATGGGAAAATGGCCGGTATGTCCCTTTCCCATCCGAAGGTGCGCATGTTGATTTTGCTCCAAGGAATGAATTGGAAATTGGCTTGTTTAGATATTTGCATAGTCTCTTTGGACATGTGAGTTATGAAAGGGTGCTTTCAGGACCTGGTCTTTTAAATATTTACCGCTATTTGCAATCAACTGGGAGAGGAGGTTTGGAAAAGAACTCTATAGATGAAGAGATAGAACAGAGTGAAGATCCTTCCCAATCCATCACTTCTCATGGTTTGGCCAAGGACTCTTCTTTGTGCGTGCAATCTCTTGATCTCTTTGTATCCTTACTTGGGGCGGAGGCTGGAAATTTAGCTCTGAAATTTTTAGCCTCTGGGGGGGTGTATATTGCTGGGGGCATAGTCCCTCATATCATAGAAAAATTAAAAGAACCTTTTTTTAAGGAATCATTCTGTGATAAAGGAAGACTTTCTTATTTTCTGAAGACAATACCAATCATTGTGGTAGTTACGCCCTTTTTAGGAATCTATGGGGCCTTACGTTATCTGCAAGAAACGGCTCTTTTAAAATCTATCTAA
- a CDS encoding amine dehydrogenase large subunit: protein MDQLFTVANRKAFLIDVPKKKVLGMIDLGYMGNIVLSSDRKFLYAVETFYSRGTRGIRTDVITVYDTKNLSVLHEIEIPPKRFLCVIKKNTQALSGDNRFLLVCNISPASSVSVVDLHQQRLVKEIPTPGYVLLYPYETRRFAMIGQDGGLLLLSLNKAGQVEEKKRIFPGFSLADPIFEHGVYLKSANQYYFVSYEGMLWSLSLSGLSATWEQKWNIASGSGWRPCGWQLLSCDPEERHFYILMHKAPKGKHKDSGTEVWEIGRDDGVVKRKIALDRPVDSIRIVAKEETLLCGLCRKAYLDIYDLRNGTKTAEIEELGEEALLLIGYDG from the coding sequence GTGGATCAGCTCTTTACTGTAGCCAATCGGAAGGCTTTTTTAATCGATGTCCCAAAGAAAAAAGTTCTTGGAATGATCGATCTTGGCTACATGGGCAATATAGTCCTTAGTTCCGACCGTAAGTTTCTCTACGCTGTAGAAACATTTTATAGTAGAGGAACAAGAGGCATTAGAACCGACGTCATCACTGTCTATGATACGAAAAATCTTTCGGTCCTCCACGAAATAGAAATCCCCCCAAAACGCTTCCTTTGTGTGATTAAAAAAAATACTCAAGCATTGAGTGGGGATAACCGTTTTCTTCTTGTATGCAATATTAGCCCAGCTAGTTCGGTTAGTGTTGTCGATCTTCACCAACAAAGACTCGTTAAGGAAATTCCCACCCCCGGTTATGTTTTGCTTTATCCTTATGAAACCAGACGTTTTGCAATGATTGGACAGGATGGAGGCCTACTACTTCTTTCATTAAACAAAGCAGGCCAGGTAGAAGAAAAAAAACGTATTTTCCCCGGTTTTTCCTTGGCAGATCCTATATTCGAGCATGGGGTATATCTCAAAAGCGCAAACCAATACTATTTCGTTTCCTATGAAGGGATGCTTTGGTCTTTGAGTCTTTCTGGATTAAGCGCAACGTGGGAACAAAAATGGAATATAGCTTCTGGTAGTGGTTGGAGGCCCTGTGGCTGGCAGCTTTTGAGTTGCGATCCAGAAGAAAGACATTTTTATATTCTTATGCACAAAGCACCTAAGGGAAAGCATAAGGATAGTGGCACCGAAGTTTGGGAAATTGGAAGGGATGATGGGGTAGTCAAAAGAAAAATAGCTTTAGATCGACCGGTAGATTCCATTCGCATTGTAGCCAAAGAAGAAACTTTACTCTGCGGTCTATGTCGCAAAGCCTATCTGGATATTTATGATCTTCGTAATGGAACTAAAACTGCAGAGATAGAAGAATTAGGAGAAGAAGCGCTTCTACTTATAGGATATGATGGCTGA
- a CDS encoding outer membrane beta-barrel protein, with the protein MISIFVGSNPFAFSEDLQPGSVAELQKALEEGGIAVETKPPVLSLTGYLDTSYTYNFISAHSGANRAMTAQIPTRMESDGIAGGGWNLNQVYLVAEKPMSELNEWQAGFRTDLMIGQDAASMGMPDNITGLGTANNSGLVFNTGSFLLAQAYAQFRVPVGNGLDIKMGKFMSPFAFELMERPANLNFSYGLIFSNLIPEILVGIEAIYPLSSAFELTLGITDGGFNTSRGGYPFFGFVNNEPFSSLFITSLKYETPKKNAQLTASLLFGPDGANPPGFGFYPDFPGTGVFRESPFNRSAPFFLGDIYGAWIPQITKDRLLLAMEYTGGFYNGGVSLPNDPFLQPASSDWFGASFWMKYQLTAFLSIAFRQDWIQGSNNEILYQHIGRTDIWSSTLTFRFDLWENLMMRAEGRMDWGKDVAGVILEPLGLPGVPISNGPAFFAAVEVAYLFW; encoded by the coding sequence TTGATTTCTATTTTTGTTGGATCCAATCCCTTCGCCTTTTCTGAGGATCTGCAGCCAGGCAGTGTGGCTGAATTACAAAAAGCTCTTGAGGAAGGAGGCATTGCTGTAGAAACAAAGCCTCCGGTCCTTTCTCTTACTGGTTACTTGGACACAAGCTATACCTATAATTTTATTTCTGCTCATTCAGGAGCCAACAGAGCCATGACGGCTCAAATTCCTACCCGTATGGAAAGCGATGGTATTGCGGGAGGCGGATGGAATTTGAATCAGGTGTATCTGGTAGCTGAAAAACCAATGTCTGAATTGAATGAGTGGCAGGCTGGTTTCAGGACGGATCTTATGATTGGACAGGATGCTGCATCCATGGGGATGCCAGACAATATAACTGGTTTAGGCACTGCTAATAATTCTGGTCTTGTCTTTAACACTGGTTCTTTTCTTTTAGCTCAAGCCTATGCCCAGTTCAGAGTACCAGTAGGCAATGGGTTGGATATAAAAATGGGGAAGTTTATGTCGCCTTTTGCCTTTGAGCTAATGGAAAGACCCGCAAACCTCAACTTTTCTTATGGGTTAATATTTTCAAATTTGATTCCCGAAATTTTAGTTGGGATCGAGGCTATCTATCCTTTGTCAAGTGCTTTTGAACTAACCTTGGGGATAACCGATGGAGGATTCAACACATCTAGAGGCGGTTATCCTTTTTTCGGTTTCGTGAACAATGAACCTTTTTCTTCGCTATTTATTACTTCTTTAAAATATGAAACTCCAAAAAAGAATGCCCAATTGACTGCCTCTTTGCTCTTTGGTCCGGATGGAGCAAATCCTCCCGGCTTTGGCTTCTACCCAGATTTTCCAGGAACTGGCGTATTCAGAGAAAGCCCATTTAATCGCTCAGCGCCTTTTTTCCTTGGAGACATTTATGGGGCATGGATCCCTCAGATAACCAAGGATAGACTCCTTCTGGCTATGGAGTATACCGGAGGCTTCTATAATGGGGGAGTAAGCCTGCCTAACGATCCTTTCCTTCAACCTGCTTCTTCGGATTGGTTCGGAGCAAGTTTTTGGATGAAATACCAACTGACAGCATTTCTAAGTATTGCCTTTAGACAGGATTGGATACAAGGAAGCAATAACGAAATACTCTACCAGCATATTGGCAGAACAGATATCTGGAGTTCGACCCTTACCTTCCGATTTGACCTATGGGAGAACTTAATGATGCGAGCAGAAGGAAGAATGGACTGGGGCAAAGATGTTGCTGGAGTTATCCTGGAACCTTTGGGACTTCCTGGTGTGCCTATTTCCAACGGCCCCGCTTTCTTTGCCGCCGTTGAAGTGGCCTATCTGTTTTGGTAA
- a CDS encoding alpha-1,4-glucan--maltose-1-phosphate maltosyltransferase has protein sequence MKKNLSSYLLDRALIPSDGRRRIVIDHIFPRVDCGGFPLKRIVGERMTVRAHVFADGHEKISIHFAFKHINEEKWNEIPMVDCGNDEWEASFPLNKLGIYEGKVIGWIDHFQNWLEKLYKLPEDDKELGVELLIGVQLLEKNFLELSHNEELKWWIEELKNERLSILQRVHLAKNPALQQLVQKCPDRSLGSESTEPFLIFVERPKAQFSSWYEFFPRSWSIVAGRHGTFKECERLLPEIASMGFDVVYLPPIHPIGKKARKGKNNSLEPTPEDVGSPWAIGSEEGGHKAVHPALGTLEDFRHFVEKAAQYGIEVALDIAFQCSPDHPYVTEHPSWFKWRPDGTVQYAENPPKKYQDIIPFDFETSDWEALWEELKSIFVFWINQGVKIFRVDNPHTKPLEFWRWVIWELKKEYPETIFLSEAFTRPKLLYGLAKRGFSQSYTYFTWRSTPAELRAYMEELTSYPIIEFFRPNFWPNTPDILPCYLQYAPPSMFKMRLVLAATLSSNYGIYGPAYELCINTPLEPGKEEYLDSEKYEIKKWDWDASGNIKDFIRKVNHIRKNNVALQRTDNIRFVQTDNPRLLAYVKDGPAHADPLLIVVNMSKNVEMGWVNFSPSLVGLEASKPYELMDLLADVTYTWHGDWNFVKLDPEICPAHIFRLSQYG, from the coding sequence ATGAAGAAAAATCTCTCTAGCTATTTGCTGGACAGAGCACTTATTCCTTCTGATGGTAGAAGAAGGATCGTCATCGATCACATTTTCCCAAGGGTGGATTGTGGTGGTTTTCCTCTCAAAAGAATTGTCGGTGAGAGGATGACTGTCAGAGCCCATGTTTTTGCTGATGGGCATGAAAAGATTTCCATTCATTTTGCCTTCAAACATATCAATGAGGAAAAATGGAATGAAATCCCCATGGTGGACTGTGGAAATGACGAGTGGGAGGCATCCTTTCCTCTGAATAAGCTTGGAATTTATGAAGGGAAGGTCATTGGGTGGATTGATCATTTTCAAAACTGGCTGGAAAAACTCTATAAACTTCCTGAAGACGATAAGGAGCTTGGCGTAGAATTATTGATTGGCGTACAGCTTTTGGAAAAAAATTTCCTAGAGCTATCGCACAATGAGGAGTTGAAATGGTGGATCGAGGAGCTTAAGAATGAACGGCTTTCTATTCTACAGCGAGTACATTTAGCCAAAAATCCTGCTCTGCAGCAACTGGTTCAGAAATGTCCAGATAGAAGTTTGGGTTCGGAATCAACGGAACCTTTTTTGATTTTTGTGGAACGCCCAAAAGCCCAATTTAGCAGTTGGTATGAATTTTTTCCTAGGTCTTGGAGCATTGTAGCGGGAAGACATGGGACATTCAAAGAATGCGAAAGACTACTCCCAGAAATTGCTTCCATGGGTTTTGATGTTGTCTATTTGCCTCCCATTCATCCTATTGGGAAAAAAGCAAGAAAAGGCAAAAACAATTCTCTTGAACCGACCCCTGAGGATGTTGGTAGTCCTTGGGCGATTGGATCAGAGGAAGGAGGACATAAAGCGGTTCATCCTGCTCTAGGAACTTTAGAAGACTTCAGGCATTTTGTAGAAAAAGCAGCGCAGTATGGTATAGAGGTTGCCTTGGATATTGCATTCCAATGCTCTCCAGACCATCCTTATGTTACCGAACATCCTTCTTGGTTCAAATGGCGACCAGACGGAACGGTGCAATATGCGGAAAACCCGCCCAAAAAATACCAGGACATTATTCCCTTTGATTTCGAAACAAGCGATTGGGAAGCTTTGTGGGAAGAGTTAAAGAGCATATTTGTTTTCTGGATTAATCAAGGAGTCAAGATCTTCCGAGTGGATAATCCGCATACTAAGCCTTTGGAATTCTGGCGATGGGTCATTTGGGAGCTCAAAAAAGAGTATCCTGAAACAATTTTTCTTTCTGAAGCCTTCACCAGACCGAAGTTGCTTTATGGACTGGCAAAGAGAGGCTTCTCTCAAAGTTATACTTATTTTACCTGGAGATCGACTCCCGCTGAATTAAGGGCTTATATGGAAGAGTTGACTTCTTATCCTATTATCGAATTTTTTAGGCCTAATTTTTGGCCTAATACTCCAGATATTTTACCCTGTTATCTTCAATATGCGCCCCCTTCCATGTTTAAAATGCGCCTTGTTTTAGCTGCCACGCTGAGTTCTAATTATGGCATTTATGGTCCTGCTTACGAGCTTTGTATCAATACTCCTCTTGAACCAGGAAAGGAAGAATATCTAGATTCTGAGAAATACGAGATCAAAAAATGGGATTGGGACGCTTCTGGGAACATCAAAGATTTTATTAGAAAGGTAAATCATATTCGAAAAAATAATGTGGCTCTTCAGCGAACGGATAATATTCGGTTTGTGCAGACGGATAATCCAAGACTTCTTGCTTATGTGAAAGACGGCCCCGCGCATGCTGATCCGCTGCTCATCGTTGTTAACATGAGCAAGAACGTAGAGATGGGCTGGGTTAATTTTTCTCCTTCTTTGGTTGGATTAGAGGCTTCAAAACCTTATGAACTCATGGACCTTCTTGCTGATGTGACTTATACATGGCATGGGGATTGGAATTTCGTTAAACTTGATCCTGAAATATGTCCTGCTCATATTTTTCGGCTTTCCCAATATGGGTAG
- a CDS encoding heme biosynthesis protein yields MPFFWKIFLFLVLPFLSLGGCTGEQQASFAKNKIEEYKQNPTKENREEAQAALSELDAAIHKLEAQISKEEGETKKEDQRRLNDLKKKRAELSSDFTKAKADALLKDIKDFFQNPPFFNKTKDNKNQ; encoded by the coding sequence ATGCCCTTCTTTTGGAAAATATTTCTCTTCCTTGTATTGCCCTTCCTTTCTTTAGGCGGATGCACTGGAGAGCAACAAGCTTCTTTTGCAAAAAATAAAATTGAAGAATACAAGCAAAATCCGACAAAAGAAAACAGAGAAGAAGCACAAGCCGCTCTTTCCGAACTCGATGCTGCCATCCACAAGCTTGAAGCTCAAATTTCAAAAGAAGAGGGAGAAACAAAAAAAGAAGATCAGAGGCGATTAAACGATTTGAAAAAGAAAAGAGCAGAATTAAGTTCAGATTTTACAAAAGCCAAAGCTGACGCATTGCTAAAAGATATAAAAGATTTTTTTCAAAATCCTCCCTTTTTCAATAAAACAAAAGATAATAAAAATCAGTAG
- a CDS encoding NADP-dependent oxidoreductase has product MKNKQVILVKKPEGLINESHFSIVSTDIPTPKEGEVLVKNRYVSIDPYLRLLTEEPTTFSRGVKPGSRMESWSVGEVVESKSPVFQSGQYVLGYLGWQEYGLSNERELRPIDPSIASLPAFLGVLGMPGITAYLGMFDYGKPQAGQTVLISAAAGTVGMTAGQFAKMHSCKVVGITDSEEKCRFLLEELNFDSAINEKRENLEEKLKQYVPEGIDLYYDNVGGETLDTALLFLRKNSRVVICGMISQYNVKTPYAIKNFERLHSARATLKGFIVGDRTDRWPEAIRRLEVWVKEKKLKHRENVFHGLENAPKALHSIFTNAPIGKTVVEV; this is encoded by the coding sequence ATGAAAAACAAACAGGTAATCCTTGTAAAAAAACCAGAAGGCCTCATCAATGAGTCCCATTTTTCCATCGTATCTACCGACATCCCCACTCCCAAAGAGGGTGAGGTCTTGGTTAAAAATCGCTATGTTTCGATTGACCCTTATTTGAGGCTTCTTACCGAAGAACCAACCACCTTTAGTAGAGGAGTAAAACCAGGAAGCCGCATGGAAAGTTGGTCTGTCGGAGAAGTGGTGGAGTCCAAGAGTCCAGTTTTCCAATCTGGTCAATACGTATTGGGATATCTAGGATGGCAGGAATATGGTCTGTCGAATGAAAGGGAGCTGAGGCCAATTGATCCATCGATTGCCTCTTTACCAGCTTTTTTAGGAGTGCTAGGGATGCCTGGAATAACGGCTTACCTTGGCATGTTTGATTACGGAAAGCCGCAAGCTGGACAAACCGTGTTGATATCAGCCGCCGCTGGAACGGTCGGAATGACTGCAGGACAATTTGCAAAGATGCATAGCTGTAAAGTTGTTGGAATAACAGATTCAGAAGAAAAGTGTCGGTTTCTCCTTGAGGAATTGAATTTTGATTCTGCAATTAATGAAAAAAGGGAAAATTTAGAGGAAAAACTTAAGCAATACGTTCCTGAAGGTATTGATCTCTATTATGATAATGTTGGAGGAGAGACGTTGGATACAGCGCTACTTTTTCTTAGAAAAAATAGTCGAGTAGTCATCTGTGGGATGATTTCCCAGTATAATGTAAAAACTCCGTATGCTATAAAAAATTTTGAACGGTTACATTCCGCTCGTGCTACTCTCAAAGGATTCATTGTGGGCGATCGGACAGATAGATGGCCAGAAGCTATTAGAAGATTGGAAGTTTGGGTCAAAGAAAAGAAACTAAAGCATAGAGAAAATGTCTTTCATGGGCTAGAGAATGCTCCAAAGGCCCTTCACTCCATTTTTACTAATGCTCCCATAGGAAAGACAGTGGTCGAAGTCTGA